One genomic region from Gadus morhua chromosome 9, gadMor3.0, whole genome shotgun sequence encodes:
- the LOC115551497 gene encoding putative cation exchanger C521.04c isoform X1 has protein sequence MSYSSSPHINTNNRKRRLNDGQEAPQGRDLLASPHNARLCQHLCGGPCSDSADCSHSPSPSPGQAGTTQCHSSHVCEDVREEGLGRTRIRAENEVEANKLVNNYRFGFRKWKSHVTERPFEDRSEAVKELYSELNVIKPSTGHLVSVGNIVYVFLFGWWVALVYLLVCILMFTTVIGTPYGKLCCRLSWYFLWPFGKTIQETGNGCMHCGAMSPYCACNNGREDVVPILLPSPTETPDSVGPIPRGTPYWRRFTTYVWLLLGFPLLAVVHSLVCVLAWTMVFTIPVAKMNARTLGTILLMPPEDVSVTTGSERSQGYGSKALLCCSNATNWHYYKYTVDGINVFAVNLLPLVIVAMVIGYMDTGNQYASSNLKFGIAVSSIIPLSYYIGMGIASISAQSNFAVGALVNATFGSITEMTFYITALIRGHKAGNPCLQEIVKAALTGTLFGCILFIPGISMVVGGLKHSEQRFNSRSTGVGSALLFISVGGVFAPTLFSKAYGNLVCDACTTSAGGNATFTCHDCHYDLNNSTLFHNHVEPLVYSVCVLLPVAYIIGLIFTLKTHSHIYDIQVGEGHAEAPGGAVVHWSRWRSLLILIMATLLMSACADLATQHIQPILHQPNISQYFIGVTVIAMVPEIPEIVNGIQFALQNNINLSLEVGSCIAVQVCMLQIPLLVLFNALYDVGFVLIFSDLHLWASIFSVIVVNYILMDGKSDYFQGTALVVVYLILLALYFFAPSPLGC, from the exons ATGTCCTATTCTTCAAGTCCACATATAAACACGAACAACAGAAAAAGGAGGCTGAACGATGGTCAAG AAGCACCACAGGGCCGGGACCTGCTGGCCAGTCCCCACAACGCGCGTCTCTGTCAGCACCTCTGTGGAGGTCCGTGCTCTGACTCTGCAGACTGCTCCCACAGCCCCTCTCCGTCCCCAGGACAGGCGGGCACCACACAAT GCCACAGCTCTCACGTTTGTGAGGACGTCAGGGAGGAGGGTCTCGGAAGGACCAGGATACGAGCCGAGAACGAGGTGGAGGCCAACAAACTGGTCAACAACTACAGG tttggttTTAGAAAGTGGAAGAGCCATGTGACAGAGCGCCCATTTGAAGACCGTTCAGAAGCTGTGAAAGAGCTCTACTCTGAGCTTAATGTCATAAAACCAAGCACAG GTCACCTAGTCTCTGTTGGAAACATAGTTTATGTGTTTCTGTTCGGTTGGTGGGTGGCTCTGGTTTACCTACTGGTCTGCATACTCATGTTCACCACTGTCATTGGGACACCGTATG GGAAGCTTTGCTGTCGGTTATCGTGGTACTTTCTCTGGCCTTTTGGTAAAACCATCCAGGAG ACAGGGAACGGGTGTATGCACTGCGGTGCGATGTCTCCCTACTGTGCTTGTAACAATGGACGGGAGGATGTGGTCCCCATTCTTCTGCCTTCCCCCACAGAGACCCCAGACTCGGTGGGGCCCATCCCTCGAGGAACCCCCTACTGG CGCCGGTTCACCACGTACGTGTGGCTGCTTCTGGGCTTCCCTCTGTTGGCTGTGGTCCACTCCCTGGTCTGCGTCCTGGCCTGGACGATGGTCTTCACCATCCCTGTGGCCAAGATGAACGCCCGCACGCTGGGCACCATACTGCTTATGCCCCCCGAGGACGTGTCCGTCACCACGGGCTCAGAGAGAAGT CAGGGATACGGGTCAAAAGCACTCCTCTGTTGTTCGAATGCAACCAACTGGCACTACTACAAGTACACTGTGGATGGAATCAACGTGTTTGCCGTCa ATCTGCTTCCCCTGGTAATCGTTGCCATGGTAATTGGGTACATGGACACAGGAAACCAGTATGCCAGCTCCAACTTAAAGTTTGGCATAGCCGTCAGTTCCATTATCCCTCTGTCTTACTACATCGGGATGGGCATCGCCAG TATCTCGGCCCAGAGTAACTTTGCGGTGGGTGCGCTGGTGAACGCCACGTTCGGCTCCATCACTGAGATGACCTTCTACATCACGGCCCTGATCAGAGGTCACAAGGCAGGCAACCCCTGCCTGCAGGAGATAGTGAAGGCGGCGCTGACCGGCACCCTGTTTGGCTGCATCCTCTTCATCCCT ggCATCAGCATGGTGGTCGGGGGGCTGAAACACAGCGAGCAGCGATTCAACAGCCGGTCTACAGGGGTGGGCTCTGCCCTGCTCTTCATCTCTGTAGGAG GTGTGTTTGCGCCCACCCTGTTCTCCAAGGCCTACGGGAACCTGGTCTGTGACGCCTGCACAACCTCTGCTGGAGGCAACGCCACCTTTACCTGCCACGACTGCCACTACGATCTG AACAACTCTACACTGTTCCATAACCATGTTGA ACCGCTAGTGTACTCGGTCTGCGTGCTTCTGCCCGTGGCCTACATCATCGGCCTGATCTTCACCTTGAAGACACACTCCCACATCTACGACATCCAGGTTGGAGAGGGACACG ccgagGCCCCGGGGGGGGCGGTTGTCCACTGGTCTCGCTGGAGGTCCCTGCTGATCCTCATCATGGCCACCCTGCTCATGTCTGCGTGCGCCGACCTGGCCACTCAGCACATCCAGCCCATCCTGCACCAGCCCAACATCTCCCAG TATTTCATAGGCGTGACAGTCATCGCCATGGTCCCAGAGATCCCAGAGATCGTCAACGGGATCCAGTTCGCCCTTCAGAACAACATCAATCTCAG CTTGGAGGTGGGAAGCTGCATTGCTGTACAGGTCTGCATGCTTCAGATTCCACTGCTGGTCTTATTCAACGCCCTCTAT GATGTGGGCTTCGTGCTGATCTTCAGCGACCTGCACCTGTGGGCCAGCATCTTCAGTGTCATCGTGGTCAACTACATATTGATGGATGGGAAGTCAGACTATTTTCAAG GTACTGCTCTGGTGGTGGTCTATCTCATCTTGCTGGCCCTCTACTTCTTCGCTCCGTCTCCGCTGGGCTGCTGA
- the LOC115551497 gene encoding putative cation exchanger C521.04c isoform X2, translated as MSYSSSPHINTNNRKRRLNDGQEAPQGRDLLASPHNARLCQHLCGGPCSDSADCSHSPSPSPGQAGTTQCHSSHVCEDVREEGLGRTRIRAENEVEANKLVNNYRFGFRKWKSHVTERPFEDRSEAVKELYSELNVIKPSTGHLVSVGNIVYVFLFGWWVALVYLLVCILMFTTVIGTPYGKLCCRLSWYFLWPFGKTIQETGNGCMHCGAMSPYCACNNGREDVVPILLPSPTETPDSVGPIPRGTPYWRRFTTYVWLLLGFPLLAVVHSLVCVLAWTMVFTIPVAKMNARTLGTILLMPPEDVSVTTGSERSGYGSKALLCCSNATNWHYYKYTVDGINVFAVNLLPLVIVAMVIGYMDTGNQYASSNLKFGIAVSSIIPLSYYIGMGIASISAQSNFAVGALVNATFGSITEMTFYITALIRGHKAGNPCLQEIVKAALTGTLFGCILFIPGISMVVGGLKHSEQRFNSRSTGVGSALLFISVGGVFAPTLFSKAYGNLVCDACTTSAGGNATFTCHDCHYDLNNSTLFHNHVEPLVYSVCVLLPVAYIIGLIFTLKTHSHIYDIQVGEGHAEAPGGAVVHWSRWRSLLILIMATLLMSACADLATQHIQPILHQPNISQYFIGVTVIAMVPEIPEIVNGIQFALQNNINLSLEVGSCIAVQVCMLQIPLLVLFNALYDVGFVLIFSDLHLWASIFSVIVVNYILMDGKSDYFQGTALVVVYLILLALYFFAPSPLGC; from the exons ATGTCCTATTCTTCAAGTCCACATATAAACACGAACAACAGAAAAAGGAGGCTGAACGATGGTCAAG AAGCACCACAGGGCCGGGACCTGCTGGCCAGTCCCCACAACGCGCGTCTCTGTCAGCACCTCTGTGGAGGTCCGTGCTCTGACTCTGCAGACTGCTCCCACAGCCCCTCTCCGTCCCCAGGACAGGCGGGCACCACACAAT GCCACAGCTCTCACGTTTGTGAGGACGTCAGGGAGGAGGGTCTCGGAAGGACCAGGATACGAGCCGAGAACGAGGTGGAGGCCAACAAACTGGTCAACAACTACAGG tttggttTTAGAAAGTGGAAGAGCCATGTGACAGAGCGCCCATTTGAAGACCGTTCAGAAGCTGTGAAAGAGCTCTACTCTGAGCTTAATGTCATAAAACCAAGCACAG GTCACCTAGTCTCTGTTGGAAACATAGTTTATGTGTTTCTGTTCGGTTGGTGGGTGGCTCTGGTTTACCTACTGGTCTGCATACTCATGTTCACCACTGTCATTGGGACACCGTATG GGAAGCTTTGCTGTCGGTTATCGTGGTACTTTCTCTGGCCTTTTGGTAAAACCATCCAGGAG ACAGGGAACGGGTGTATGCACTGCGGTGCGATGTCTCCCTACTGTGCTTGTAACAATGGACGGGAGGATGTGGTCCCCATTCTTCTGCCTTCCCCCACAGAGACCCCAGACTCGGTGGGGCCCATCCCTCGAGGAACCCCCTACTGG CGCCGGTTCACCACGTACGTGTGGCTGCTTCTGGGCTTCCCTCTGTTGGCTGTGGTCCACTCCCTGGTCTGCGTCCTGGCCTGGACGATGGTCTTCACCATCCCTGTGGCCAAGATGAACGCCCGCACGCTGGGCACCATACTGCTTATGCCCCCCGAGGACGTGTCCGTCACCACGGGCTCAGAGAGAAGT GGATACGGGTCAAAAGCACTCCTCTGTTGTTCGAATGCAACCAACTGGCACTACTACAAGTACACTGTGGATGGAATCAACGTGTTTGCCGTCa ATCTGCTTCCCCTGGTAATCGTTGCCATGGTAATTGGGTACATGGACACAGGAAACCAGTATGCCAGCTCCAACTTAAAGTTTGGCATAGCCGTCAGTTCCATTATCCCTCTGTCTTACTACATCGGGATGGGCATCGCCAG TATCTCGGCCCAGAGTAACTTTGCGGTGGGTGCGCTGGTGAACGCCACGTTCGGCTCCATCACTGAGATGACCTTCTACATCACGGCCCTGATCAGAGGTCACAAGGCAGGCAACCCCTGCCTGCAGGAGATAGTGAAGGCGGCGCTGACCGGCACCCTGTTTGGCTGCATCCTCTTCATCCCT ggCATCAGCATGGTGGTCGGGGGGCTGAAACACAGCGAGCAGCGATTCAACAGCCGGTCTACAGGGGTGGGCTCTGCCCTGCTCTTCATCTCTGTAGGAG GTGTGTTTGCGCCCACCCTGTTCTCCAAGGCCTACGGGAACCTGGTCTGTGACGCCTGCACAACCTCTGCTGGAGGCAACGCCACCTTTACCTGCCACGACTGCCACTACGATCTG AACAACTCTACACTGTTCCATAACCATGTTGA ACCGCTAGTGTACTCGGTCTGCGTGCTTCTGCCCGTGGCCTACATCATCGGCCTGATCTTCACCTTGAAGACACACTCCCACATCTACGACATCCAGGTTGGAGAGGGACACG ccgagGCCCCGGGGGGGGCGGTTGTCCACTGGTCTCGCTGGAGGTCCCTGCTGATCCTCATCATGGCCACCCTGCTCATGTCTGCGTGCGCCGACCTGGCCACTCAGCACATCCAGCCCATCCTGCACCAGCCCAACATCTCCCAG TATTTCATAGGCGTGACAGTCATCGCCATGGTCCCAGAGATCCCAGAGATCGTCAACGGGATCCAGTTCGCCCTTCAGAACAACATCAATCTCAG CTTGGAGGTGGGAAGCTGCATTGCTGTACAGGTCTGCATGCTTCAGATTCCACTGCTGGTCTTATTCAACGCCCTCTAT GATGTGGGCTTCGTGCTGATCTTCAGCGACCTGCACCTGTGGGCCAGCATCTTCAGTGTCATCGTGGTCAACTACATATTGATGGATGGGAAGTCAGACTATTTTCAAG GTACTGCTCTGGTGGTGGTCTATCTCATCTTGCTGGCCCTCTACTTCTTCGCTCCGTCTCCGCTGGGCTGCTGA